From a region of the Mus pahari chromosome 12, PAHARI_EIJ_v1.1, whole genome shotgun sequence genome:
- the Cldn8 gene encoding claudin-8, with protein MATYALQMAALVLGGVGMVGTVAVTIMPQWRVSAFIESNIVVFENRWEGLWMNCMRHANIRMQCKVYDSLLALSPDLQASRGLMCAASVLAFLAFMTAILGMKCTRCTGDDENVKSRILLTAGITFFITGLVVLIPVSWVANSIIRDFYNPLVDVALKRELGEALYIGWTTALVLIAGGALFCCVFCCTERSNSYRYSVPSHRTTQRSFHAEKRSPSIYSKSQYV; from the coding sequence ATGGCAACCTATGCTCTTCAAATGGCTGCACTGGTGCTTGGTGGTGTTGGCATGGTGGGCACGGTGGCTGTGACTATCATGCCTCAGTGGAGAGTGTCTGCCTTCATCGAAAGTAACATCGTGGTGTTTGAGAACCGCTGGGAAGGCTTGTGGATGAACTGCATGAGACATGCCAACATCAGAATGCAGTGCAAGGTCTACGACTCCCTGCTGGCTCTTAGTCCAGACCTGCAGGCATCCAGAGGACTGATGTGCGCTGCGTCCGTCTTGGCTTTCTTGGCTTTCATGACAGCCATCCTCGGAATGAAGTGCACCAGGTGCACGGGGGACGATGAGAACGTGAAGAGCCGCATCTTGTTGACAGCGGGAATCACCTTCTTCATCACCGGCTTGGTTGTGCTCATCCCTGTCAGCTGGGTTGCCAATTCCATCATCAGAGACTTCTACAACCCGTTGGTGGATGTGGCCCTAAAGCGCGAGCTGGGAGAAGCCCTCTACATAGGCTGGACCACAGCGCTGGTGCTGATTGCCGGAGGAGCACTGTTCTGTTGTGTGTTTTGTTGTACTGAAAGGAGCAACAGTTACAGGTACTCCGTACCATCCCATCGCACCACTCAACGGAGTTTCCATGCTGAAAAGAGATCTCCGAGCATATACTCCAAAAGTCAGtatgtgtag